The DNA sequence agctgttgccCGGGGTTGGttgtagccaggaggaaggcatggccagctgtagagaaatgcttattgaaattttcgattttcatggatttatcggtggtgaccgtgttacctagcctcaatatccttccaggatatttctgctctcctgcgtctgacttcactGCCACCAGCTCCGCAAACCTTAcagtggaaggctacctgaaacgtttgacccaagttaaataatttataggcaatgctaccaactactaattgagtgtatgtaaacttctgaaccactgggaatgttatgaaagaaataaaagctgaaataaataattctctacttttagtctgacatttcacattcttaaactaaagtggtgatcctaactgacccaaggcagggaatttttagtaggattaagtgtcaggaattgtgaaaaactgagtttaaatttattcagctaaggtttatgtaaacttccgacctaaACTGTATCCATGTTTAAAATCTAATTAAACATCACTATTATTTTGTAAGAAATGTAAGGTATTTTTGACATGTTTCAATAAAGTTGTCTGAATGTAGAAGCTCATCTTTTGTAGGTATTTTCACTTGGTAATGAGTAATAAGTAATTAAATAGAACTCGAGAACTCGAGAAAGCCTGTGTAACACctagtaattacattgtacttaTGCAGATATTACATGTATTATGTGGTGTAGTTGTGGGTTTATCCTCTCACTTGGTTGGCAAGGAGGTTCAGCTTGTAACATTAGTTGTAAGGAAGAAATATCATAATCTGGGATGAACAACATTGAAAAAGAGTTCGCATTCACAGGTAGGTAACGAGAGCCTATTGATCCTTCAACATTTGTAATCTCGGACACCCAGCGCATTTGTCCACAAGATATTCCAACCTTGTGACAATTATTACTGAATAGGATGCAGCTGAGAACAAACCACACACTAAATTGGTCAATTAAATGGAAACTTGCCCATTTGTAATATGCATGGTAACAAGCTTTTGTTGTTACACCTCCGTAATTACAAACTGCAGTTACCACCAGTTAAATAGGGTTATTTCAGTGTAACTATACAATTAACCACATTACTTGGTACAGCGTAATTACATATAAGGACCCCTTAAAATGAAGTGTTGCAGCATGATGAGCTCATTGTTTTGGTGTAGTGGTTTAACCTTTTAAAATAACTGGCAGAAGTGATTTAAACATTTTATTCGTTTTCACTGAGTTTCAATGGTTATTATCACAGTTGAGAAGAAATCTCTGAGAAGTTAGCAGAGAAAACCATTATCAGCCATAGTTTCTTGCATATTACACAGGTAAGGATACTAAGATATGAGATGAAACTCACGCGCTATATTATCTAAAAACATTACATTAAACAAAGACTTTATAAACAACACCATCTAACATCAAAACATTTTAAAGTCAGTAATGTAAAAATATATTCAAAAGGTGTTGTAACAAAGTCAAAGTGCTTTTGATGACGTTTTACCCATCAAATGTTTTTTGGTGTTTTTCTCTGGTTTACATAAAATTATGTAGCATTTGGGGAGAAATATACAAAAGAGCATTCCATAACTAGAGGCCAGAATAGCAAAGATCTCCACAGCTACAGTGAACTTCCCAGGAGTGCTGACATAAGCTGGGATAAAGGTGATCCAGACTGCACAGAATATGAGCATGCTGAAGGTGATGAATTTGGCCTCATTGAAGTTATCAGGCAGCTTCCGAGCCAGAAAAGCCAGCACAAAGCACAAGAGAGACAGGAGTCCTATATAGCCCAGCACAGCCCAGAAACCAATAGCTGAACCCACATCACACTCTAGAATGATCTTGTCCTTATATGTCTTCATATTGTTGTATGGGAAAGGAGGGGAGACTGTTAACCAAAGAGCACAGATCAGGACCTGTATGAGAGTGAAAGCCAGAACACTGAGTCTCTGCTGTGGAAGCCCAAACCATTTCATGACATTACTGGCTGGAAGTGTAGCCCTGAAGGCCATCAACACCACTATTGTTTTCCCCAGAACACAAGAGATGCAGAGAACGAAGGTGATCCCAAACGCTGTGTGACGCAGCATACAGGACCATTCAGAGGGCCGGCCAATGAAAGTAAGAGAACACAGAAAACACAGAGTCAAGGAGAAGAGCAGCAGGAAGCTCAGCTCAGAGTTGTTGGCCCTGACTATGGGAGTCTTTCTGTAGTTGAAGAATATCAGTGCTATTGTCATTGTCAGACACCCACCAAACACAGAGAAGGCTACCAGCAGTATACCCATGAGTTCCTTGAAGGTGAGGTATTCAATGCCTTTCAAATGACAATTATTCCTCTCTTCATTTGACTTGTACTCGGGGGGGCATGTTGTACATGTCACTGCATCTGAAAGCATAAACAATTGTATTATGTACAGCGAGTACATCTTTAGATAGACCAGTAAAGTGCTGGCTGAGATTTTTCCCAAAATGAACAGGATGAAGGCTAGCGTAAAGGCTGCGAGTCCTGAGGTCTCACTTGTGGTGTTGCTGAACTCCCCGTCTGCACAGGCGATGCAGTCAAAGCAACAGAAAGGTTTCCCCTTGACGAAGGCCCGGCGTGTACCTGGCAGACAGCTCTCACTGCAGATAGACCTGGGTACCTGGAACACACAGATACCCTTTACGACACTCATatttaaacacacacaagttCACAGTATACTTTAAAGCAAAACTCTTGAAGGAACACATTCACAGTTGTGTTGAATGATTAATAGATGCTTCTCCCCAACAAGTCTTCACCTCAGGCTGATTGTCTGCCCAGACAGCACTCACACCTTCCTTCATCTCAAACCTCTGGCCCTCTGGTTGTGAGGCATCATAGTAGCCGATGGTCTCAAACAAGATGTACCCTGTGCTATCCATCTGCCAGTTGACCAGGGCGTAGCGTGCCGATGGGTCCCCCTGATCATCAAAGAACACCCTCTCACCATGCTTAGTGGTGAAATTCACCTGGGTTAGGTAATGTAACACCTGGAGGAAGGAAATAAAATAAGGGGTGTTGATTTTTTAgctttttaccccccccccccccccccccaatttcgttgtatctaattggtagttacagtccttgtctcatcgctgcaattcccgtacggactcgggagaggcgaaggttgagagcaaTGCGTCCTCCCctaaccaagctgcactgcttcttgacacactgctcgcttaacccagaagccagccacaccaatgtgtcggaggaaacacagtacacctggcgaccgtgtcagcgtgcatgcgcccggcctggCAGAGGAGTCTctagagcacaatgggacaaggacataccTGCCAGcaaaaccctcccttaacccaaacgattctgggccaattgtacgtcgTCCCATGGGTTTCCCGATCCCGGCCGGccgagacagagcctggactcaaactcAGAATTTCCATTGGCATATCTAGCAaatgcaatgcagtgccttagaccactgcgttaCTCGGGAGGCGCAGTGGTATTTTTTTTTTCAGTCTTACGTTCTCTACCCGATCTCGTGTCATAGTCCACAGGTGTAATTTGTTAGCTTAGTAAAGCCACATAGTTGCAGGCTACAGGTGTTATTTGTTAGCTTAGTAAAGCCACAGGCTACAGGTGTTATTTGTTAGCTTAGTAAAGCCACATAGTGGCAGGCTACAGGTGTTATTTGTTAGCTTAGTAAAGCCACAGGCTACAGGTGTTATTTGTTAGCTTAGTAAAGCCACATAGTGGCAGGCTACAGTTGTAATTTGTTAGCTTAGTAAAGCCACATAGTTACAGGCTACAGGTGTAATTTGTTAGCTTAGTAAAGCCACATAGTTGCAGGCTACAGGTGTAATTTGTTAGCTTAGTAAAGCCACATAGTGGCAGGCTACAGGTGTAATTTGTTAGCTTAGTAAAGCCACATAGTTACAGGCTACAGGTGTTATTTGTTAGCTTAGTAAAGCCACATAGTTACAGGCTACAGGTGTTTTTGTTAGCTGATTAAAGCCACATAGTTACAGGCTACAGGTGTTATTGTTAGCTTAGTAAAGCCACATAGTTACAGGCTACAGGTGTTTTTGTTAGCTTAGTAAAGTCACATAGTTACAGGCTACAGGTGTTATTTGTTAGCTTAGTAAAGCCACACAGTTGCAGGCTACAGGTGTTATTTGTTAGCTTAGTAAAGCCACAGGCTACAGGTGTTATTTGTTAGCTTAGTAAAGCCACAGAGTTACTTTACCTGCCACGGCTCTATTTTATCCCTGGCTGCACACGTGTTATCTTGAAAAGGCCCCTTCCCACTCTGACAGGTAGTGAGCAGGTGTAGCGCGTGAGCCACAGCATACACAGCCTTGTAGATGTTGTTGAGCAGACTAGCATCTGACACGTCTGTGTAGCGGGATCCAGTGTCTCTCAGGGATTCCCTCCCTGTGCAGGCTCTGCCCGGGGAGCCAGGAGTCATGCTGCAGCTGAACACGCTCTCCCACAACTCCACCAGACCCCTGTTCCCCAGCTGGGTGGAGGGCCGCCTGTTGGCCAAGAACTCCCCCAGGCCGGGGATGACCGCGTTGGGCACAGCGAAGCCCACCGCCCCCTGGACCACGGCGTAGTTGACATGGGAGGCGATGTAACGGTAGGTGATCCATCCCTCGCTACCCACCCACTGTAACCCCGTCACGTTCTGCAGGTGCAGCTCTTTTATCAGGATTTCCAGGTCTGTGCCGTCTGCAAAGGCCACGATCACCTTGGAGGTGGACTGTTTAATGACGTCCACCACCTTTAGGAACCACTCTCTGGGGTCGGTCCTGTAGATTGCCACTGAGTAGTCGACACACACTCCTTCACTGGAAGCTGCTTTCAGGAAGGTGGCCATGCCATTGTTACCATAGTCACTGTTGGTTCTGATGGCCCCCACCCAAGTCCAGCCAAAGTGTTTGACCAGCTGGGCCAGAGCTCTGCTCTGGTAGTGGTCACTGGGGATGGTTCTGAAGAAGGAAGGGTATTGCTTTCTGTTACTCAGACAAGCACAGGTGGCTGAATGACTGAGCTGGAAAGACAACAAAGACAGACGTTTCTAACACGCTGCTCAAACGTTGCCGTTCTGTTGAAAGTAGCACATTGGGCCACAGCAGTATTTTCACATAGTATCATATCTGCCTTTCACTctctcaatacatacagacatacactccCTGACTCACCACTGGTATGTGGAAGGGCCCCATGGTGCGCGCCATGGCTATAGTGGAAGTGGACGTGGTCTCCCCTATGACAGCATGCACGGTGGAGGGCTTGGTGCAGCTCTGTGGCTCCTCCTCATATCCGTTCATCAGAGCCAGGGACGCCCGCACAGACAGGGGGATGCTGGGGCACGAGTCAAAGATCCTGTAGCCCAGAGACAGGCCTGGCAGCAGCTCAGAGCTGTTATTGATCTCCTCTATGGCAAAGATCATAGTTTGGGCATACTGGAGCTCACCTGGGTCCAGCCTGCAGAGAGGACTTCTAGTACTGTCACTTCAGTTTTAGTCAGTGAAAACCCAGCCAGAAACAGACCTATAAAGCATTTAGTCAGTGAAATCCCATCCAGAGACCTATAAAGCATTTAGTCAGTGAAATCCCATCCAGAGCCAGACACCTATAAAGCATTTAGTCAGTGAAAACCCATCCAGACATCTATAAATTATTGAGTTAGTGAAAACCCATCCAGACACCTATAAAGCATTTAGTCAGTGAAAACCCATCCAGAGACCTATAAAGCATTTAGTCAGTGAAAACCCATCCAGACATCTATAAATTATTTAGTCAGTGAAAACCCATCCAGACACCTATAAAGCATTTAGTCAGTGAAATCCAAGCCAGAGACAATAAAGCATTTAGTCAGTGAAAtccaagacagagacagaccaatAAAACATTTAGTCAGTGAAATCACATCCAGACACCTATAAAGCATTTAGTCAGTGAAACCCCAGCCAGAGACAGACCTATAAAGCATTTAGTCAGTGAAAACCCCAGCCAGAGACAGACCAATAAAGCATTTAGTCAGTGAAACCCCAGCCAGAGACAGACCTATAAAGCATTTAGTCAGTGAAAACCCCAGCCAGAGACAGACCAATAAAGCATTTAGTCAGTGAAACCCCAGCCAGAGACAGACCTATAAAGCATTTAGTCAGTGAAAACCCCAGCCAGAGACAGACCAATAAAGCATTTAGTCAGTGAAACCCCAGCCAGAGACAGACCAATAAAGCATTTAGTCAGTGAAAACCCCAGCCAGAGACAGACCTATAAAGCATTTAGTCAGTGAAAACCCCAGCCAGAAACAGACCTATAAAGCATTTAGTCAGTGAAAACCCCAGCCAGAAACAGACCTATAAAGCATTTAGTCAGTGAAAACCCCAGCCAGAAACAGACAGTTGAACACTTTTTGAATATAATTTCTCTTACACACCTGTGATCATACATGTTTGTCCACGTGAACAGAGACATACGCGTTATGATTCACACCAAACAATTCAACATTTACTTACCCTTCACACTGAATGCTTCCTGGGTTGACCTGCAGAGTTGGATTCACACTGACTGGGTTTTGGTGAAAGGAGAAAATACCTCCTAAGTTGACGTCTCCCTCCTTTGAGAACTGTGACAGTTCTTTTGTTCCATAAGATCTGCACACAGGCTGCCCAGCCTTAGCTGTCACTGTCAGTAGAGTGATCACCAGGAGGTCTGCTAGCTGCAGCATAGCTTTTCACCGAGTCTCTCACCTCTCACCGTCCTGACAATGCTCCATCTGGGCTCCTTTATATATTACCATTAATGATGGGTATGATGCTATAGGAGCTTAGATTTGTTTCAGTGTCTTAGTTTCGACCAATGATGACACTCACTGTGTGATTGACAAAACAGTTGGCCTATTAGGTGTGTTATAAGGGatccctaagaggttttaagtAAGAGTAGTGCAGTACGGTGTGTCTTTCCCAGAACCAATGGCTCAGTCACTTCTGAATATAGATTCTAGAAGATGAGTACTCTgaagaatacttttttttttttttacatggagaGTGTTTTGGGAAATCAGACAGTTTCCGGTGAAACTGTAATTCAGGCAGAAATACAATAAAGTTGTTTTTGGATTGTTAGTGAATGGTAGTCATAATTTGTCCCTAGGAAATAACTTATTTCAATCAgtcaacatgtactgtaggttattTATAATAAGCGGTACCTGGAGAAAATCTGACCCATCTGCAATCAAAATCGATGGCTCTCCCTTCAGGAAATGCATGCAGTATTTTAACTAAACTCTCCATGAAAGatataaagaaaaaaaacaagtgaccctcccCTAAACCCAAAACAATAATTAAAACATAAAGTCGATAGCAGAAAACCTGCCTACCATTGATCCTCACAAtccagggcccggtttcccatcAGCGACTGTTTTAACGATGCATCTTTCCTAAAACAGCCGAAGACTTAACATGCGTTTCCCCAAACATTACGCAGAGAGAACGGTCTCTAAGTGCGTCGATGGAGAGCGTGTCGATATTGATAGCATCGAAAGAAAGACAgcgctgctctcggatcagcttcCTCCATTCAAACATTTCACAATACTGAttatttcgggggggggggggggggcaaccacTGCACCTGTCTAACACCCACAACCTCCCTATCCCCTCTCAATACTAAAGTGTGTATAAAGTTTAGTTAATATGATATAATACTTGGGAGCAAATATACAGAAAGGTAAACCATAACTAGAGGCCAGAATAGCAAATATCTCCACAGCTGCAGTCAACTTTCCAGGAGAGCTGACATAAGCTGGGATAAAGGTGATCCAGACTGCACAGAATATGAGCATGCTGAAGGTGATGAATTTGGCCTCATTGAAGTTATCAGGCAGCTTTCGAGCCAGAAAAGCCAGCACAAAGcacaagagagacaggagacataTATAGCCCAACACAGCCCAGAAACCTATAGCTAAACCCACATCACACTCTAGAATGATCTTTTCCTGATATGTTTTCATATTCTTGtaggggaaaggaggggagacTGTTAACCAAAGAGCACAGATCAGGACCTGTATGAGAGTGAAAGCCAGAACACTGAGTCTCTGCTGTGGAAGCCTTAAACCATTTCATGACATGACTGGCTGGAAGTGTGGCCCTGAAGGCCATCAACACCACTATTGTTTTCCCCAGGAAGCTCAGCTCAGAGTTGTTGGCCCTGTCAATGGGAGACTTTTTGAAGTGAATGAAGACCAATGGCACCACTGTGGTTAAACACGCTCTGACCAATGAGATTGCAGCCAGGAGGATTCCCATGATTCCCATGGTTTCAAATGAGAGAAATGACACCTCCTTTGGGACACAGCGACTCTTGTCTTCATTTGACCAGTATTCCTGGGAATGTACAAGGATAACGCTATAATCaagtagtctattataatagtcaGCTGTCACTTCCCAGAGCCGGGTTGCTTTTCTAAGTTAGATCCTAATGTTACctagctaactaacattgaacctggctGATTAGCTCCAGCACTGTGGCATTATTGGCACTGTGTTCATAGTgttttaactagctaacgttagctggctggcccGTTAGCTGATGTTACGTGACGTGTGTACAACAcacgttgaatatggccggtgtcaagAAACGTCTAGAATAAAGCgcaataaaaaaaattacagcTAGGcttgttaggctgttttcatgttgtcgggaggtaaacaaatcatcggccagagcgtcaGGTGTGCGCTCTGAGagcgaaacgagatgggtggggctaaagcttaagagggtgtgaacgatgctgaatgagtGTTGACAACGACGAGTTCTTCACtcgataccaaaacattcaaaggcaatTTTTCTCAACAGTGAGTTTACAAGCTGATCaacattcaaagcagaattatcctccagtatttatgctgcagtagtttatgtgtcggggggctagggtcaatctgttatatctggagtatttctcctgtcttatcatttgtcctgtgtgaattttaagtatgctctctctaattctctatttatctctttctttctctctctcggaggaccagagccctaggaccatgcctcaggactacctggcatgatgactccttgttgtccccagtccacctggccgtgctgctgctccagttccaactgttctgcctgcggctatggaaccctgacctgttcactgtgattacaattatttgaccatgctggtcatttatgaacatttgaatatcttggccatgttctgttatctccacctggcacagcccgaagaggactggccacccctcatagcctggttcctctctaggtttattcctaggttttggcctttctagggagtttatcctagccaccgtgcttctacacctgcattgcttgctgttttgggggttttaggctgggtttctgaacagaactttgatatatcagctgatgttagaagggctatataaatacatttgatttgatttgaaatggctTTCCCATtattcctcaaatgcagtgtatgatataccattttgtacagctttgagtctctacattcatccaatgtaaaaaatatttaaaaaaatctaattgctacataagaccgaatccaggtagTGAGTCACATATTCTAAAAGTTAACACATACTCCACAGTTAATCTATTTTTTCGGTCAGTGGATTTGGTTTGTATCAGTCAGAGCCCTATCCACTAAGAGACATAAGGGGCCGCTATGGGTCCCCCGgatcaaaaataaatacatttaacttAAGGCTTCCAAAAGGCTAAGGGTCGGCTGTGGTATCAGTTTTCTCACCTGTTAGGTTGCTGATCTCCCCAGCAGCACAGAGGGGATACAGGACAAACAACAGACTGGAAAGCAGCTGTCACTACACACAGACCGAGGCCTCTGAAACACAACACCTGCTCACtccctctaacctgtctgtctcgcTTTAATCCTTCACTCATATTATTAATCCCCCTTGGTCACACATTTCATTCAATTAATTCCCGCCTACACGTTGTATGTGTCATCTCCGACAAATGTAAATACCTTTAATCTGATTATCTGTGTTTTATGAAAGTACCTGAAACTGCTACCATGTGTTTTCTGTGTAACTGTGTACCTTTAAAGGATTGCCAACCCATTCTATCTTTATCCCATTCATGGCAAACTGCTCTCCATTAGCGAGAGAGGCATCGTAATTCCTCACAGTGACAAACACTGTCCCTGCTTCCTGGTCTCTCTGCCAGTTCcacacctaaaaaaaaaaattaaactctCCCCAGACTTCATGGTGAAGTTTACGTCTCGCAGGTATCTCAACACCTGCATGAGTTAAAATAATCACCATGTACTGATGTACACTGTCCCAGTAGGATAACACCTTTTGGTTCCTAATAAAACCATGTTTGGTtcccatgtagaaccctctgtggaaagggtttatACACGGAATCCAAaaagattctacctggaaccaaaaagggttattcaaagggttctcctaaggggatagccgaagaacccttttaggttctagatagcataaAGTATAATTAATGTACTTTAGAAgtaaaatcatgttgtgattgtAAATATTTGTCATTTTCATTTTAAACCAGTCAGTCAATTATCAAATCAGGTGAACAAAATGAACTATCAGTGGGCCATAAAGGTAGCCGCTCACCTATGCTGGCTTGATGCTGTCTCACCTGTGCTGGCTCGATGCTGTCTCACCTGTCCTGGTTCGATGCTGTCTCTCCTGTGCTGTCTCCATGCTGTCTCACCTGTCCTGTCTCGATGATGTCTCTCCTGTCCTGGCTCAatgctgtctctcctgtcctggcTCGatgctgtctctcctgtcctggcTCGATGCTGTCTCACCTGTCCTGGCTcgatcctgtctctcctgtcctgactcaatgctgtctctcctgtcctggcTCGATGCTGTCTCTCCTATCCTGGCTCGATGCTGTCTCACCTGTCCTGGCTCGATGCTGTCTCTCCTATCCTGGCTCGatgctgtctctcctgtcctgggTCAatgctgtctctcctgtcctggcTCAatgctgtctctcctgtcctggcTCGatgctgtctctcctgtcctggcTCGatgctgtctctcctgtcctggcTCGATGCTGTCTCTCATGTCCTGGCTCGATGCTGTCTCACCTGTCCTGGCTCGatgctgtctctcctgtcctggcTCGATGCTGTCTCTGCTGTCCTGGCTCGATGCTGTCTCTCCTATCCTGGCTCGATGCTGTCTCCTATCCTGGCTCGATGCTGTCTCACCTGTCCTGGCTCGATGCTGTCTTTCCTATCCTGGCTCGatgctgtctctcctgtcctggcTCGATGCTGTCTCTGCTGTCCTGGCTAGATGCTGTCTCTCCTATCCTGGCTCGATGCTGTCTCACCTGTCCTGTCTCAatgctgtctctcctgtcctggcTCGatgctgtctctcctgtcctggctctatgctctctctcctgtcctggcTCGATGCTGTCTCTCCTATCCTGGCTCGATGCTGTCTCACCTGTCCTGGCTCGATGCTGTCACTCCTATCCTGGCTCGatgctgtctctcctgtcctggcTCAaagctgtctctcctgtcctggcTAGATGCTGTCTCTCCTATCCTGGCTAGACGCTGTCTCTCCTATCCTGGCTAGatgctgtctctcctgtcctggcTCGatgctgtctctcctgtcctggcTCGatgctgtctctcctgtcctggcTCGATGCTGTCTCTTTGTGCACAGTTCCTATTCACACCTTGGCCTTTACTGTGCCTGCTGGTCAACAGGTCGTGTATGGAGTGGGCTACATCATACACTGCTTTATACACATTATTAGAGAAGCTCAGCTTGGACATGTCAGTAAACGGGTTactcattaaaaaatatatacgtgaaactattcctttttgaAACCCGTaaatagacaggctagaaatgctTAAAGAACTCTTTTAAGCATCGTCCCCTTTTTTTCATTTTTCGCCTGAAATGACATACTCAAatttaactgcctgtagctcaggacctgaagcaaggatatggtattggtaccatttgaaaggaaacactttgaagtttgtgcaAATGTGAAAGGCAcataggataatataacacaattgatctggtaaaagataatacaaagaaaaaagaaaaatacaaagaaataaatgcaagagaaaggccataatgtattattccagcccaggtgcaatatacattttggccactagatggcggcagtgtatgtgcaaagttttagactgatcaaatgaaccattgcatttctgttcaagacattgtatcaagactgcccaaatatgcctaatttgtttattaataagtGTCTATGTTAAAAagtgtgcactctcctcaaacaacagcaTGTTATTCTTTCatagtaatagctactgtaaattggacagtgcggttagatgaacaagaatataagctttctgccaatatcagatatgtctatgtcctgggaaatattcttgttacttacaacctcatgctaatcgcattagcctacgttagctcaaccgtcccgtggaaagGACACCGATCCTGAATAAGTTTTTTAAACAGATTTTGACCAAAACTGATTTAGGGTGTTGGCTTTTtgtattgtttcaattaaggactgTAACTTTCAAAGGCActgacaaaatatatatatttaaacctcttgagatgggaaaacatgttttttattcaGTTGAACGTGTCCTCTTCATGACAGAATATTAAAATCAGGTGAAATCAACCTTCTTTTTTTCCCACCAAGTTTCACTAACCAAAATGGACTCATTTCGTGGAAAGACCCATAGCGTATTTGCCAGAATAAGGACATGCCATTTGCTTGTGTGTCTTTCACTAGCAGTGgggtgcatgtactgtatgttgacaGAATAGCATTGAAGCTTAACACATTTCCAATGACATGTTTTATGTGTTCCAGCAGAGCAGCACATGAAAAGATTTTAGGAAAAGCATCATTACATGTTTTTAGTGTAagttttcatttcatttcattttccCCATCATATGTTTCTTGGTATTTAGCTCAGGTTTAAACAGGATTATATAACATTTAGGTGCAAATATACAGAAGAGCATTCCATAACTAGAGGCCAGAATAGCAAAG is a window from the Oncorhynchus mykiss isolate Arlee chromosome 24, USDA_OmykA_1.1, whole genome shotgun sequence genome containing:
- the LOC110503235 gene encoding extracellular calcium-sensing receptor-like, producing the protein MLQLADLLVITLLTVTAKAGQPVCRSYGTKELSQFSKEGDVNLGGIFSFHQNPVSVNPTLQVNPGSIQCEGLDPGELQYAQTMIFAIEEINNSSELLPGLSLGYRIFDSCPSIPLSVRASLALMNGYEEEPQSCTKPSTVHAVIGETTSTSTIAMARTMGPFHIPVLSHSATCACLSNRKQYPSFFRTIPSDHYQSRALAQLVKHFGWTWVGAIRTNSDYGNNGMATFLKAASSEGVCVDYSVAIYRTDPREWFLKVVDVIKQSTSKVIVAFADGTDLEILIKELHLQNVTGLQWVGSEGWITYRYIASHVNYAVVQGAVGFAVPNAVIPGLGEFLANRRPSTQLGNRGLVELWESVFSCSMTPGSPGRACTGRESLRDTGSRYTDVSDASLLNNIYKAVYAVAHALHLLTTCQSGKGPFQDNTCAARDKIEPWQVLHYLTQVNFTTKHGERVFFDDQGDPSARYALVNWQMDSTGYILFETIGYYDASQPEGQRFEMKEGVSAVWADNQPEVPRSICSESCLPGTRRAFVKGKPFCCFDCIACADGEFSNTTNAVTCTTCPPEYKSNEERNNCHLKGIEYLTFKELMGILLVAFSVFGGCLTMTIALIFFNYRKTPIVRANNSELSFLLLFSLTLCFLCSLTFIGRPSEWSCMLRHTAFGITFVLCISCVLGKTIVVLMAFRATLPASNVMKWFGLPQQRLSVLAFTLIQVLICALWLTVSPPFPYNNMKTYKDKIILECDVGSAIGFWAVLGYIGLLSLLCFVLAFLARKLPDNFNEAKFITFSMLIFCAVWITFIPAYVSTPGKFTVAVEIFAILASSYGMLFCIFLPKCYIILCKPEKNTKKHLMGKTSSKAL